Within Candidatus Polarisedimenticolia bacterium, the genomic segment GGGAGAATCGGGACGGTTTCTGGGCCCCGCGCTGGCCGTCCTCCGGCTCCTTCTTCTCTTCGAGACGGCCTTCGCCCTGCTGGCTCCTCTATTCCGCGCGACGCTGGGGACGGGACGGAGCCCGGCGCGCCTCCTGCTCCTGCCCATTCCCGTGAGGACCCTCTATTTCGCCGAGACGGTGTCCACTCTCAGCGATCCCTGGCTCGCCATCCTGGCGTCCGGACTTGTTTTTCTTTCCGCCGGATGGTCGGCGACCGCTTCGCTGGCGCCCGGGCTTCTCCTCCTGGCCGCGGGCGGAGCCCTCCTCGCCCTGCTCGCCGGACTGGGAATGCTCTCCTCGTCGATGGCTCAGCTCGTTTTCCGGAGCCGGCGCCGCGGCGAATGGGTCAGCGTCGCCCTGCTCACGGCGTTTGGCGCGGCCGGCATGCTGCCGGCCCTCCTCGCCAGCCTGGAGCCCGCCGAAAAGCACCGGCCGCCCGCCGCTGCTCCGGGGATCGGCATCGCGGCGCCCTCGGCTCCCCGCCGCGAGATCCGGCTCGACCTTCGCGGTTGGGACGGCCGGGCGCTGCCGGCATGGGCGGCCGTCTATCCTCCGGAGCTCTACGCCCGCTGCCTCGCCCTGGTGACCGAAAGACGCGCGCCGGAAGCCCTCGCTCCGCTGGCCCTCCTGGCGCTTTTCGCGGCCGGCCTTCATGGGGTCGCCGGCCGCGTCCATGCGAGGCTGCTCGAGACTCCCGAAATCCAATCGGGACGCGGGCGGCGAGGGGCCATGCCGCGATGGATACGGCTTCCCCGTCTGGGACAGTCCTCCTCGGCCGTGGCGCTGGCCCAGGTGCGCCTGATCTTCCGGACGGTCCAGGGGAAGATCGGATTCTCCCTGATCCCCCTGGTCGTCCTGATCGTGGGCACGCTCTGGCTCCGCCGGCCGCGCGAGCTTCTTCCCGAAGGGCTGCCGGTCCCGTTCGGGGTGATCCTGGCTCTCGGCGGCGCTCTGCTGACGCTGCTGACCCTGGAGGCCGCGGTCCTGAATCAGTTCGCGCTGGATCGATCGGGGCTTCTGCTTGCGTTCCTCTCGCCGATCTCGGATCGGGAGTTGATCCGGGGGAAGGCCGCGGGAGCGGCCATTTTGGCGGTGAGCCGGGCCGCGCCTTGCGGGCTCATCGCCTTGCTTCTGGCGCCCGGCGGGTCGCCGTTTCTATGGATGGCCGGAATCGCTTCGGCGGCGGCGGCGTTTCTCCTCCTGGCGCCCGGCGGGGCCATCGTCTCGACGCTCCTTCCCAAGACGATGGACGCGGGACGAATCGGCCGCGAGGGGAAGCCCGACTTCTGGGCCTCCCTTCTGGGAATGCTGTTCATCGCGATCGGCGCCGGCCCGGCGATCCTCTGCGGCCTGGGCGCGCTCCTCTTTTTCGAGAGCCCGGCTCTCGCGTTTCTGGGCAGCGCGGGATGGGCCGTCCTGTGCGCGGCGATTTCGATCCCGCTCTTCCGGCTCGCCGAGCGCCTGCTGGCGGCGCGGCGCGAGAACCTGGCGCTCGTGGCCCAGGGGCGCTGAATAGTGTCGCGTCTCCGAAATGACGGCCTCGATGCTGACGTGATTTCCGAGACGCAACACTAACGGCCTTGAAACGCCCGGCGAGCGTGCCCGACCTCCTTACGGACAGGCCAACGGGGAAATACTGCGCGGCGTCCCGTCCGAGGCGGCGCCGGGGCTCGTTTGCGCTCCCGCCGCGTTGAGAGCGGTCACGACGTAGGAGAACAGGCTGCCGAGCGCCGGCGTCGCCGGGTCTCCTCCCGGCCACATGGGCGCCGGGCTCTGGAAGACGCAGTTGAAGGTGCCGCTCCCGTTTCCGGAGGATCGATAGACGTGGTAGCTCGCGATGGGGTGTCCCGACGTGGCCGCCAGATTCTCCCAGTCCCAGCCGGATAAGCCGAGATTGAAGGGCGCGGCGCCGATCCCGGACACCTGGAGATTCGGCAGGATCGGGAGGATCTTGAAGACCTCGCCGCTGCGGTCCACGATGTAGATCTCACCCCGGGCGTCTTCTCCGAACGACGTGATCGAGGTGATCGCCAGCCCGCCGCCGGGAGTCAGCTCCGCCGTGCGGTCCATCGCGGCGGTCAGGACGCCGCCCGACATCTTGAAGGATTTGATGAAATCGGCGCAGTAATCGGCGTAGAAATAGGTTCCGCCGAGCGCCGACATCCGGCAGCCCCGATAGGGATATCCCCCGGTGATCGAGCAGGCGCCGGAGCTGTGATCGTATTCCGCCACCGGCAGGACGAGACCCGGGATCGCGGGGCAAGTGCCGCCGGGGCAGGACGGATTGGGGCAGTGGGTTCCCTCATAATAGTCCCAGCCGTAATTGTCCCCGGGCGACCGGGGCGCCGCGCGGAAGTCCACTTCCTCCCACTGAAGCTGACCCACGTCGGCGATGTAGAGATCCGACGTCAGCCGATCGAACGCCCACCGCCAGGGATTCCTGAGCCCCAGCGCCCAGGTTTCGACCGTGACGGGCGCCGCGTCGACGTCGATCCGCAGCATTTTCCCGGACAGGGAGGCCGGGTTCTGGGCGTTGCCGTTCGGATCGCAGCCGCTGCCTCCGTCGCCGGTGCCGAGATATAGATGTGGATCGTCCGGGGCGAAGGCCAGCATCCCGCCGTTGTGGTTCCCGAAGTTCGGATGCGGGATCGTGAGCAGGATCGTGCGCGTCGTGGGATCGGCCCGATCGGGATCGAGTGCGTCGCGCGTGTAACGGACCAGGAAGTTGCTCGTGCCCGAGGTGTCGGTGTGGAAGATGTAGACGAACCCGTTCGCGGCGTAGTTCGGGTGGAAAGCGAGCCCGAGGAGGCCTTGCTCATTGTCGCCGCCGTCCGCCGGAGAGTTGGTGAGGGACGCGACATTCAAGAAGTCGTTGGCCAGCAGCGCGCCGTTGCGCAGGATCCGGATGCGGCCGTCCTGCTCGACGATGAAAAGACGGTCGACGTCGCCGGCGGGCGCCGTCACGAACAGCGGCCTGAGAAGCCCCGAGACGACGCGAACGGTCGTCAGCGGGGTCGGGGAGGCGTCGGAGATTCCGTCACAGAGGGCCGCTTCGGCCTCCGGGGCGGGGAGCAGAAGCAAGCCGGCGAGAAATGGGGCAAGGAGGAGAGATCGGGGAGTCGGCATGGGGCACCTCGATTCCGAAGGGGGGGATCGGCCCGGCTCAGGCGCTGCCGATGAAGATCCCGGCGAGAAAGACCATGACGCCTCCGACCACGACCTGAAGCGTGGCCGAGAGGAAGGGAGTGTCCATGTAGCGGTTGCGAATCCAGGCGATGACGAACAGCTCGACCACGACCACCAGAGTCGCGACCGTGGTGGCGGTGAGGAAGTGCGGAATCAGGAAGGGGAGCGCGTGACCCACCCCTCCGACGAAGGTCATCAGTCCGCAGATCAGGCCGCGCAGCAACGGCCGGCCGCGGCCGGTCAGACTGCCGTCGTCGGACAGCGCTTCGGCGAAGCCCATGCTGATTCCGGCGCCCACCGACGCCGCCATCCCGATGAGAAAGGTCTCCCAGGTCTGGCGGGTGGCGAAGGCGGCGGCGAACAGGGGCGCCAGCGTGGAGACCGATCCGTCCATCAGGCCCGCCAGCCCCGGCTGGACCACCTGGAGCAGGAACAGCTGGCGGGAGATCCGCGCCTCCTCCGCTCTCTCCGAGACGTCCTGCCCGGCCGGATCGATGAGCGCCGAGACCTGCTCGTGCCGGCGCTCCTCTTCGGCGAGATCCCCGAGGAGCTGCCGCATCTCCGCGTCCTTGGCATTGCGGGCGGCGTGGCTGTAGAAGCGCTCGGTCTCCAGCTCGCGGAGCGCCACGCGCCGGCGCACCTCTTCCACTCCCATGGGGCGCCATACGGGAGGGGGATCGTGGCGCACGAAGCCGCGGATGTCCTCGGGGCGCACCAGCGGAATCTCCTCCCCGAACTTCTGCTTGAAGAGGTTGATCAGCCGGTGGCGGTGACCATCCTCCTCGGCGCGCATGGCGTCGAGGCCGGCCGCCGCCTTCGGGTAGTTGGGGCGCAGCAAACGCGCGTACTCGCCCAGCGTGCGGCCGTCCTCCTCTTCGAGCGAGATGGCCAGCGCCAGGACTTCGGACGCCGAGAGATCGCGGAACCGGCGTTTCACTCCAATTCCTCCACGGGGGCGGGGGGCGCGGCGCTTTCCGCGAGCCGCGCCGGATCGCCGAGGTTGGCGATGTCCGACGGGCGGCCCACCACGATGAGGCCGTCCCCGCCCTTCAGCTCCGTGTCGGGCCCGGGAATGATCCGATGCTCCCGCTCGCTGCCCATGTTGCGCTTCACCTCGATGACGTTCACGCCGAAGCGCCGGCGGGCATCGAGATTCCGGAGGGTGGTCCCCCCGAACGTCTCCGGCAGCTTCACCATCGCGACGACGTACTCGCTGGGCAGCTCGACGTAGGTGGTCTCCGGACGCCCCCCCTCCGTCGGCCGCTCGAAGCGGGCGAGGCGCGATTCCTTCTTGAGGACCTCCTGACTGTACAGGAAGATGATGTCCCCAGCCGACAGCTCGCCCACGTACCGGCGGGTCTCGAGGCTGTCGACGACGGGAAGCCGGTCGCGGCTCACCTGGGCCCAGCGCGCGATCGCTTCGGTGAGGCGATCTCCGGGCTGAAGGACCGGCACGTCGGGATAGACCACCTCCCCCGCCTTGACCGATTGCAGCGCCTCCGGCCGCCCCAGGAACTGCGTCAGATCGGCCAGGGTGATGGCGCCCCGGAACCGCCCGTTCTCCCCGACGACGAAGAGCTCCTTGCGCCCTTCGTTGAGCAGACGCTTCACGACCACGTCGAGGGACTCGTCGTCCCGGACCGGGGGGGCTCCTTCGCGCATGACGTCCCGGACCTCGATGGTGTCCATGACGAGCTGCTCGGTCCGGCCTCCGAGACGGACGCCGCGCTCCAGGAGGGGTTGGGTGTAGATCGACTCCGGATGGACGATGCGGCTCACCACCAGCGCGACGGTGCAGCAGATCATCAGGGGAAGGATGATCTCGTAGTCGCCG encodes:
- a CDS encoding PQQ-dependent sugar dehydrogenase, which produces MPTPRSLLLAPFLAGLLLLPAPEAEAALCDGISDASPTPLTTVRVVSGLLRPLFVTAPAGDVDRLFIVEQDGRIRILRNGALLANDFLNVASLTNSPADGGDNEQGLLGLAFHPNYAANGFVYIFHTDTSGTSNFLVRYTRDALDPDRADPTTRTILLTIPHPNFGNHNGGMLAFAPDDPHLYLGTGDGGSGCDPNGNAQNPASLSGKMLRIDVDAAPVTVETWALGLRNPWRWAFDRLTSDLYIADVGQLQWEEVDFRAAPRSPGDNYGWDYYEGTHCPNPSCPGGTCPAIPGLVLPVAEYDHSSGACSITGGYPYRGCRMSALGGTYFYADYCADFIKSFKMSGGVLTAAMDRTAELTPGGGLAITSITSFGEDARGEIYIVDRSGEVFKILPILPNLQVSGIGAAPFNLGLSGWDWENLAATSGHPIASYHVYRSSGNGSGTFNCVFQSPAPMWPGGDPATPALGSLFSYVVTALNAAGAQTSPGAASDGTPRSISPLACP
- a CDS encoding ferritin family protein; this encodes MKRRFRDLSASEVLALAISLEEEDGRTLGEYARLLRPNYPKAAAGLDAMRAEEDGHRHRLINLFKQKFGEEIPLVRPEDIRGFVRHDPPPVWRPMGVEEVRRRVALRELETERFYSHAARNAKDAEMRQLLGDLAEEERRHEQVSALIDPAGQDVSERAEEARISRQLFLLQVVQPGLAGLMDGSVSTLAPLFAAAFATRQTWETFLIGMAASVGAGISMGFAEALSDDGSLTGRGRPLLRGLICGLMTFVGGVGHALPFLIPHFLTATTVATLVVVVELFVIAWIRNRYMDTPFLSATLQVVVGGVMVFLAGIFIGSA